The DNA segment TAAAACCATGAATATATTAACCACAGAAGATTTACAGAGCATATTAAAATTATCTGATAAACAGGCTAGAGCATTGATGCGAACTAAAGGCTTCCCATCATGCAGGATCGGCAGAGAATACCGTGTAACAGAATCAGCGTTGCAACAGTGGCTTGATAATACAAAGTCCGTCAAATTAGATTATACAAAATGTTAGGAGGATATAAGAATATGAGTACATTTATCCCACATACAAAGGCAGAATTGAGAGAAATACAGCGATATGGTGACTTAATTCATAATGCGCAGGAGAAAGCGGCAGAAGAAGAAAGAAACAGACTGAAAGCAATAAATGAAGTTATTGAATGGGCAAAAGAACAGGAAAATAACAGAAATTCTAATAAAAGCAAATACGGTCATTTACTGGATAAATATATTAAGTAAAGCTAAGAAATGCACTTTTTACCTTAAACAAAAATAGTCTGTATTTTAAGGCAAGGATAGGATATTTATAAATATAGTACTTCTTATCCTTGCAAAGAATTAAGGAGGAATAATTTATTGAAAGAAAGTAGTAAATTATCATTTAATAGCTTAGTATTTGAAATAACAAGAAAGTGTAATTTAAAATGCGAACATTGTGTAAGAGGTGCAACACAAAACATTACTATTACAAAAAGTATAATTGATAAAGTTTTAGATTCAGTTGGTTTTTGTAAAACAATATATTTAACTGGTGGCGAGCCATTTTTAGAAATAGATCTTATTGAATATTTAGTTGATAAAATTATTGAAAAAGATATTACAATATTAAGTTTTTTATGTGTTACAAATGGAACAATATTAAATGATCGGATAGTAAATTTGTTTGAAAAAATAAATTTACACTGTAGAAAAAAAATTAATAATTTTGAAATGTTATTAGGAGAAAATATAGAAAAAGATAACTCAATAGTAGCAATTTCAATAAGCTGTGATCCATTCCATAAAAAAGCTGACTATAAAAAGGCTTTAAATTTTTATAAAGATAAATTAAAACATACTGATATATTAGTGGAACTACATGATAAGGAAAAATGGGATATTATTGATAATGGAGAAATTGCACTTTCCTATGATGGAAGAATGGAAGAAAACTTTGAAAAATTAGGTAAGCCCCCATGTGTATGTAATAGTAGTAGGCATAGAATCGAGTATGAAGATGATGAACTTAAAGTAATAAAATGCCCTATTGAGATTCATGCAAATGGAAATATAGGTATTTCAACAATGGAATCCTATAAAAATGCAGATAAAAATAAGATTGGCAATATATTTGTTAACACATTAAACGATATAATAGCAAAGAATATAGAAACAGAACCGTTTTCATGTGCAGAATGTTATAGGCAGCTTGATTATAAAAGATATATGCTAGAGGTAGGGGTGATTCAACCGATAACAAAAATTGAAAAATTTCAGTCAAAACGAGCATATGAGTTTATGGAAAAAGATAGAAATATTAGATTACAATTAAAAAAAGCATTTCCAGAAGTACCGATGAAAGATATTACAGAAGGCGTACTAATGTATATGAATTATATTTTAAAAGGACAATATATAAAGGCATTAAATGACATATATCCAGACTATTCATATACCAGAGAACAGGAAAAAGACGTGTATAAAACTATTAAGACTTTTATGAGATTAAATAAGATAAAAAATGTACTTGATAAAATTCAAGTGAATTATGTAAGTAAATAAAAATAGTCTATACAAAAAACATAAATCGTTGAAAATATAGATATTTGCTACTGTAAACATTATCAAGCATATGGCATGTACCTATATTTATGTATAGTTGCATATTTTAAATTGTTTTAAACATAACATATTTTTATAAATTATCGAACATAATTAAAAATGTTTAGTTATCTTTGCAAAGCCTTGAAAGCATTGATTTTCCTAGTTTTTTGATGATTTATTGATTTACTGGCAGATCATAAAATCCGCTTGAAAAGTCCGAAACCCCTTGTAAATAAAGGCTTTTACCGAACACAACTTATTTTTAAATAATTTACAATAATACATCAAATTATCAGACAATTAAAAGTGTCAGAAATCCTTGAAAAATAAGGCTTTTTGATGCTTTTTTCTCCAGAATCCATATGTACTGAACTATCATTTTTAAATATACACTTTAAAATATCCTGATGGTAATAGAACACAAGAACCAATAAAAAGTATTGATTTTCCTAATGATTTGTGATGTATTGGCAGACCTACACAAATATTTTCTGATATATTCCGAAACCCATGCCGAACATCATAATAAAAATAGTATTAAAAATATTTTTGATTAAATAATACTAAAATCCTTGACTTTTCGCCCTTAATTTGCTAAGATATTAGTATCAAATTTATTTATAAATATTTTTAATACTATTTTAGAAAGAAGGTATCTATCCTGTGTAAATATGGTTATGTCAGAGTTTCCACTATGCAACAGAAAACCCAAAGACAGATTGACAATATTAAATCTTTTGATACAGATGTTATTATCTATGAAGAAAAGCAATCAGGTAAGGATATAGAAAATCGTGCGGTCTTTAGAAAACTATTGGATAAAGTAAAATCAGGTGATACAATCATATTTGATGAAGTATCCAGAATGAGCCGTAACGCTGATGAAGGATATAATCTATATATGAAACTCATGCAACAGAATATAAGCCTTGTATTCCTAAAAGAGAGACATATTGATACAGACGAATACAAACGCCGGACACAAAAGCATATTGAAAAAGTATCGTCCAGTAATGAAAAAATGGATAATCTTATAAATGGCATTCTTGATCTAGTTACGGACTTTGAGAGAGAAAACCTAAAAGACAATATAAGACTAGCATTTCAGCAAGCGGAGCATGAACGGCTATTCTTAATTAAAAGAGTAACAGAAGGGAAGTCTAGGAGTGAAAAGCCACAGGGAAGACCAGAAGGGAGTCACAATATAAAGACTGATAAAGCGGATCACATCAAGAAAGTTATTCGGGAACAATCTAAAGATTTTGACGGGAAGTTTTCGGATGCTAAAATCATGAAGGAATATTTGCAAGGCATAGCAAGGAACACCTACTATAAATATAAAAAGGAGCTTGTTACAGAATTGAATGTGTAGTTTTAAAAAGTAAGGTGTTCATTCCTGAGGCACCTTACTTTTTTATGAAGCATGAAACGCTACAAGTGTTTTTATTTATCTCATTGTGCAATTATGCATTATGTGTTCTTGATAATAGCATACAGGGTAAAAAATGAGAGCATAGCCCTACTACAAGCATATACCCTCTATGTTAGATAATCACTAACAGCTATATTATAATCGGATTTATCGGAATATTCAATCTGAATCTTTTAAATCTGTCATACCTTTAATCATATCTATATCTAAATCTTTTTCTATCAGATGCAATATATAGGCATTAGCAGATCCTTGACCTTTATCTACACCTTTATTATTTATAAAGCCTAATTCTTTTGCTCTATCTCTAATCATTTGCGGATAGTCTGGAATACCTGCAACTACATCAGGAGCAGGAACACGGACACGAATAGTTGTTAATTTCTCATGGTATTTCTTGACAATATCTTTGTTTTCTAATGGCATATGGTACACCTACCTTTCACTGATATTATACCATATGCGGGAACACATTCAAGTAATATTTAGCGGTGCAGATGCTACCCCAGAACAGGGCAGCACCTACTAATATATAATATCTTGAATTTGTGTGTATGTATTACATCTGAAGAACAATAGTAAATATATTATCTCTTGATAATTTGTATTTATGTGCAAACGCTTCAGCTTCAGAACGGCTTTTAAAATGTCGCTCATCAATGATAGTACTTTCAAGTATATCAATGCCTATAACGATCACTTTAAAGAATGGAACATATACAAACATTGGTTTCACCTTCTTTCAATATTGTTTTGTAGTAGTTCAAGTTATTGTGTTGCTTAACTTGTAAATACATTGTATCATGTGGGTACACATTTATCAATATGTGAGTACACATAATTTTAAACAAAAAAAGGATATTACACAGATACTATATTTGTGCAATATTTTTTAAATACATTTATAAAATGTGGGTACACATAATATAATAAAGACAGGTAAAGGAGAACTTTAACTACTACTATAAATATGACAAACTAGAAGAAATCATATTGACAGTAAGAACATATGGTCATATATTAGTTAGTAATAGTAATATATGATTTACAAATGATAAAGCTATAAAAAAATAATGTGCTGTATATAAATTGTTTGTTACAATTTATATATTTTTAATAATTTCATAAATAACTCACATATATATTGAAAATTATACTCACATATGATATACTAAATAAAAATATGGAGGTGTTACAAATGGCTAAAGAATATACAGCAGAACAGAAAGCTGCAAGACAAAAAGCGGTTAGAGAATATGAAAAGCGTAATTATAGATTAAATATTGTATTTCCAGACGGAACAAAAGAAAGAATAGAAAGTTTAGGCTTAAATAAGACAGCTAGTGCTTTTGTACGTGATACAGTTTTATCTAAACTTGATGAACTAGAAAGAATTTTAAAATAACGCACATGTTTTAAAAAAGTAGTTGACATTATTACGCACATATATTATAATATAATTAGTCCAAGAGATAAAGGACTAATAACCGACAGGCAGAGGGCAAGCAAAACCTTGAGGGGGAAGGAGAAAACATGGACGAGATGAATAAGGATGAAATCAAAATTGTAAAAAATTCGACAATCTATGAAATTCGCTTAATGCTGGATACAGACGACAAGGAAACATACACAAAAGATGAAATTTTGAAATTGCTAGACACGATAGCAAGAGCAAAAGAAACCGAATAAATCGGTACGGGATAACAGAAAGGGCGGGCTTGTCACCGCCCAAACTGTATTTTTATTATAACATGGAAGCTGTCTATTTTACAAGACAGCTTTTTATTTATGTTTATCAACGTAGGGGGTATATTACATATTATTTTTCTGAATACTTTTCACAAAAGGCTCTAGCTGATGTGCACACATATCAGAACAATTTTTCAAAGTGCCGAACTATCCCCCATTCTTATATTTTTACTTATGAGCAATATAGATTTTTTTACATGACAAAATTTTAGATTATATATAATTTTATAATTATATAACTAT comes from the Clostridiales bacterium genome and includes:
- a CDS encoding helix-turn-helix domain-containing protein, which encodes MNILTTEDLQSILKLSDKQARALMRTKGFPSCRIGREYRVTESALQQWLDNTKSVKLDYTKC
- a CDS encoding recombinase family protein, whose product is MQQKTQRQIDNIKSFDTDVIIYEEKQSGKDIENRAVFRKLLDKVKSGDTIIFDEVSRMSRNADEGYNLYMKLMQQNISLVFLKERHIDTDEYKRRTQKHIEKVSSSNEKMDNLINGILDLVTDFERENLKDNIRLAFQQAEHERLFLIKRVTEGKSRSEKPQGRPEGSHNIKTDKADHIKKVIREQSKDFDGKFSDAKIMKEYLQGIARNTYYKYKKELVTELNV
- a CDS encoding radical SAM protein → MKESSKLSFNSLVFEITRKCNLKCEHCVRGATQNITITKSIIDKVLDSVGFCKTIYLTGGEPFLEIDLIEYLVDKIIEKDITILSFLCVTNGTILNDRIVNLFEKINLHCRKKINNFEMLLGENIEKDNSIVAISISCDPFHKKADYKKALNFYKDKLKHTDILVELHDKEKWDIIDNGEIALSYDGRMEENFEKLGKPPCVCNSSRHRIEYEDDELKVIKCPIEIHANGNIGISTMESYKNADKNKIGNIFVNTLNDIIAKNIETEPFSCAECYRQLDYKRYMLEVGVIQPITKIEKFQSKRAYEFMEKDRNIRLQLKKAFPEVPMKDITEGVLMYMNYILKGQYIKALNDIYPDYSYTREQEKDVYKTIKTFMRLNKIKNVLDKIQVNYVSK